Proteins encoded within one genomic window of Anastrepha ludens isolate Willacy chromosome 4, idAnaLude1.1, whole genome shotgun sequence:
- the LOC128860852 gene encoding uncharacterized protein LOC128860852 isoform X1: MHTNTNRPASSVSFAFTTLLLITSVLVYAHGYPSNTFRDLDICNHWNGRRHFLELGERGDLHARNVTTSAFRSTLFSPTNPSQMKNRSSTDIWYQCNLELVTCAECVIRITFTHVNFSKTCERIANSGIGKSSLCPCEHIQFSEPPYDTTISGQEFCGDGKVFRSKTRTLLLKFFYRATNSHVFSLQYFSERNVKIVSGSPRQAIISNYSKNEPHIISTPYFPMPYPRDYGIEHILTCESENCQVRLDFTDFQLGLTSTLEIFDSNGQMLDSYTGEHFRPPITISNGKSLLLQFRGNGNTGVGFRAEISFVSSKQLKGDRLVPYTDCGGMVSGPGGAITMMNMIENSTDVRFYDCIWIIKPGNNYMMMKTHLSLRVEEFHGMASRSDLTIRQGTTSDAAEIESVVWPNNGMSKESHIVPVLTGYYIRLRGVFGMSSKLAISYSVFNYLNCYIGSEFLCGNNHCISIRLHCDGFDHCGDGTDEPESCEEDWAHLQNDRRWYSHKPNYYFPKIEQYPDLKTATGIFIISTLGIFAVLTGWMVILYRMGVRARHQRELQNHLQTISELLDRQEEMTPDEPPSYEAPPDYEEVIKVGMEQEIRDVTRQRQRQRRHHHHPERCCGHATCVIPHTHTCDRPTTSAAAAALTISGTVATDAVGAPVPDLEIRNELTNRVLMATVACGAAGASEPGTATQGCCCCQSMGVPTGPTSLPVGCELSPTVGEQPEVTASSPGTPSQLEERSDEFRDDSLNISLTLGIPQTTIALSENNSNLSSRPKSTTNYSEQTYLKRSWIVVSNGTHNYKVQRLRHTFSVPESFPNDAYYPDGLSYGTNLPHDRQIFLSNASNFGSELSRDPSAHCISTRRLQQQQFQPTSTQQQRNAILHLYDDCSANHNSTDVNVASTSHNQTHQNRSADSGNLRERLLRIETDSDCEHDVSCFGVVSNRKHARRNHARRHVRSKSFTNNRQHHHPLIGGAGVMRRSSSADLLFHLTPGTSPIPEYNNSDVNEQQHRKHDELIFLI; encoded by the exons ATGCACACAAATACTAACCGACCAGCATCGAGTGTGTCCTTTGCATTTACCACGCTGCTATTAATTACAAGTGTATTAGTGTACGCGCACGGTTATCCTTCCAACACTTTTCGCGATCTCGACATCTGCAATCATTGGAATGGACGTCGACATTTTCTGGAATTGGGCGAACGAGGAGATTTGCATGCACGCAATGTCACGACATCCGCTTTCCGA AGCACTCTCTTCTCACCCACAAATCCTAGTCAAATGAAAAATCGCAGCAGCACAGATATCTGGTATCAATGTAACTTGGAGCTTGTGACCTGCGCTGAGTGCGTCATACGCATAACATTCACTCACGTAAACTTCTCTAAGACATGCGAGCGCATTGCTAATTCGGGCATTGGAAAATCCTCACTTTGTCCTTGCGAACACATTCAATTCTCAGAGCCACCCTACGATACAACCATATCCGGACAAGAGTTTTGTGGTGACGGCAAAGTGTTTCGCAGTAAAACGCGCACGCTGTTGCTGAAATTTTTCTATCGTGCCACCAACAGTCATGTGTTTTCGCTGCAGTATTTCTCGGAAA gaaatgttaaaattgtaagcgGCTCGCCGAGACAAGCTATAATCAGCAACTATTCCAAAAACGAGCCGCACATCATCTCAACACCCTATTTCCCAATGCCATATCCTCGTGATTATGGCATCGAACATATACTTACTTGCGAATCGGAAAACTGTCAGGTGCGACTGGATTTTACTGATTTTCAGCTGGGCCTCACTTCAACATTAGAAATATTCGATTCGAATGGCCAAATGTTGGATTCTTATACCGGTGAACATTTTCGACCGCCCATCACAATTAGCAATGGTAAATCACTATTGTTGCAGTTTCGTGGTAACGGTAATACCGGTGTAGGATTTCGTGCCGAGATTTCATTTGTCTCATCTAAGCAACTGAAGGGAGATCGATTGGTGCCGTATACGG ATTGTGGCGGCATGGTGTCCGGACCTGGTGGGGCAATCACTATGATGAATATGATTGAAAATAGCACCGATGTCAGATTTTACGACTGCATATGGATAATTAAGCCAGGCAACAATTACATGATGATGAAGACACACTTATCATTGCGCGTTGAAGAATTCCATGGCATGGCTTCACGCTCGGATCTAACCATACGTCAGGGTACAACATCAGATGCTGCTGAAATAGAGAGTGTTGTCTGGCCCAATAATGGTATGAGTAAGGAGAGTCACATTGTGCCGGTGCTAACGGGCTACTACATACGTCTGCGCGGCGTCTTCGGCATGTCATCGAAATTGGCCATTTCCTACAGTGTATTCAATTACTTAA ATTGTTATATTGGTTCTGAATTCCTGTGCGGTAACAATCATTGCATATCCATAAGGCTACACTGTGACGGTTTTGATCACTGTGGCGACGGCACTGATGAACCAGAATCGTGCGAAGAAGATTGGGCCCATTTACAAAACGACCGTCGCTGGTATTCACATAAGCCGAATtattatttcccaaaaatagAACAGTATCCAGATTTAAAAACAGCAACTGGGATCTTCATAATAAGTACATTGGGCATTTTCGCCGTACTAACGGGTTGGATGGTCATATTGTATCGGATGGGTGTGAGAGCTCGCCATCAACGCGAGCTGCAAAATCACCTGCAAACCATTAGTGAGCTATTAG ATCGGCAGGAGGAAATGACGCCAGACGAACCGCCCAGTTACGAAGCACCACCCGACTACGAAGAGGTCATTAAGGTGGGCATGGAGCAGGAGATTCGTGACGTGACGCGCCAACGCCAGCGTCAACGTCGCCACCATCATCATCCTGAACGATGTTGCGGCCACGCCACATGTGTAATACCTCACACACATACTTGCGATCGTCCAACCACATCGGCGGCAGCTGCGGCTCTTACGATTAGCGGCACTGTTGCCACAGATGCTGTAGGAGCTCCAGTGCCAGATTTGGAAATACGCAATGAACTAACCAATCGTGTGCTAATGGCCACCGTAGCTTGTG GCGCTGCAGGCGCGTCAGAGCCGGGCACAGCTACGCAGGGATGCTGCTGCTGTCAATCCATGGGGGTTCCAACGGGCCCGACATCGCTTCCCGTTGGGTGTGAACTATCCCCAACCGTTGGTGAACAACCGGAGGTCACAGCAAGCTC TCCCGGAACGCCGAGTCAACTTGAGGAACGAAGTGACGAATTTCGAGATGACTCCCTCAATATATCGCTCACTCTAGGCATCCCACAAACAACAATAGCTCTCAGCGAAAATA ATTCAAATCTTTCATCGCGCCCCAAGAGCACAACTAATTACAGCGAGCAAACATATTTGAAACGTTCTTGGATTGTCGTGAGTAACGGCACACATAACTATAAGGTTCAACGTCTGCGTCATACCTTCTCAGTGCCAGAATCATTCCCCAATGATGCCTATTACCCAGACGGGCTGAGTTACGGTACCAACTTACCACATGATCG GCAAATTTTCCTTAGCAACGCCAGCAACTTTGGTTCGGAGTTATCACGAGATCCTTCCGCGCACTGCATCAGCACACGTCgactccaacaacaacaatttcagCCGACGTCAACTCAGCAGCAGCGCAACGCCATTTTGCATCTATACGATGACTGTTCAGCTAACCACAACTCTACTGATGTTAATGTTGCATCCACATCCCACAATCAAACACACCAGAATCGATCAGCTGATTCTGGCAATTTGCGAGAACGATTGCTGCGCATCGAAACAGATAGCGACTGTGAGCATGACGTATCGTGTTTTGGGGTGGTAAGCAATCGTAAACATGCACGGCGTAACCATGCAAGACGTCATGTGCGTAGCAAATCCTTCACCAACAACCGACAGCATCATCATCCACTGATCGGTGGTGCTGGTGTAATGAGACGCAGCTCCTCGGCCGATTTGCTGTTTCATTTAACTCCAGGTACTTCACCCATCCCGGAGTACAATAACTCAGATGTTAATGAACAGCAGCATCGAAAGCACGATGAGTTGatctttttgatttaa
- the LOC128860853 gene encoding isocitrate dehydrogenase [NADP] cytoplasmic isoform X2: MATKIRAGPVVDILGDEMTRIIWSSIKDKLILPFLDIELHTYDLGMENRDKTDDQVTIDCAEAIKKYNVGIKCATITPDEKRVEEFKLKKMWKSPNGTIRNILGGTVFREAIVCNNIPRLVSGWEKPIVIGRHAHGDQYKATDFVVPGPGTLTLTFKPTDGSETISHEVYQYKGSGVAMGMFNTDDSIIDFAHASMKYALSRKLPLYLSTKNTILKKYDGRFKDIFQEIYDKEYKKEFEAQGIWYEHRLIDDMVAYCMKSEGGFVWACKNYDGDVQSDSIAQGFGSLGLMTSVLICPDGKTVESEAAHGTVTRHYRMYQQGKETSTNPIASIFAWTRGLLHRAQLDNNESLQKFAETLEKVCVDTIESGSMTKDLAICIKGMNKVQRSDYLETFEFMDKLADNLQKALGQ, from the coding sequence ATGGCCACAAAAATTCGCGCTGGACCCGTTGTCGACATACTCGGCGATGAAATGACTCGCATCATTTGGTCTTCGATTAAGGACAAGTTAATCTTACCTTTCCTTGACATCGAATTGCACACGTACGATCTCGGCATGGAAAATCGTGACAAAACTGACGATCAAGTCACAATCGATTGTGCTGAAGCGATTAAGAAGTACAATGTTGGTATTAAGTGCGCCACTATTACGCCCGATGAGAAACGTGTTGAAGAGTTCAAACTGAAGAAAATGTGGAAATCCCCCAATGGTACCATACGCAACATTCTTGGCGGCACTGTGTTCCGTGAAGCGATCGTTTGCAATAATATTCCACGCTTAGTATCCGGTTGGGAGAAACCCATTGTCATTGGCCGTCATGCGCACGGTGATCAATACAAGGCTACAGATTTTGTAGTTCCCGGCCCTGGCACATTGACGCTCACTTTCAAGCCCACCGATGGCAGTGAAACCATTTCACATGAAGTATACCAATACAAAGGCTCTGGCGTTGCCATGGGCATGTTCAATACGGACGACTCCATCATTGATTTCGCACACGCTTCTATGAAGTATGCGCTATCGCGAAAGCTGCCACTCTATTTGAGTACCAAAAACACCATTCTGAAGAAGTACGATGGCCGTTTCAAGGACATCTTCCAAGAAATCTACGACAAAGAGTATAAGAAAGAGTTTGAAGCGCAAGGCATCTGGTATGagcatcgtcttatcgatgacaTGGTTGCTTATTGTATGAAATCAGAGGGTGGATTTGTTTGGGCCTGCAAGAACTATGATGGTGATGTACAGTCCGATTCGATTGCACAAGGCTTCGGTTCGCTGGGTTTGATGACATCGGTGCTGATCTGCCCAGATGGAAAGACAGTTGAGTCTGAGGCAGCTCATGGTACAGTAACACGTCACTATCGCATGTACCAGCAAGGCAAAGAAACTTCAACAAATCCCATTGCATCGATTTTCGCTTGGACGCGCGGCCTATTGCATCGCGCCCAATTGGACAATAATGAAAGTCTACAGAAGTTTGCTGAAACACTCGAAAAAGTGTGCGTTGATACTATCGAATCAGGTAGCATGACGAAAGATTTGGCTATATGCATTAAGGGCATGAACAAAGTACAACGCAGCGATTACTTAGAGACATTCGAATTCATGGACAAGCTAGCCGATAATCTACAAAAGGCCCTTGGACAATGA
- the LOC128860852 gene encoding uncharacterized protein LOC128860852 isoform X2 has product MHTNTNRPASSVSFAFTTLLLITSVLVYAHGYPSNTFRDLDICNHWNGRRHFLELGERGDLHARNVTTSAFRSTLFSPTNPSQMKNRSSTDIWYQCNLELVTCAECVIRITFTHVNFSKTCERIANSGIGKSSLCPCEHIQFSEPPYDTTISGQEFCGDGKVFRSKTRTLLLKFFYRATNSHVFSLQYFSERNVKIVSGSPRQAIISNYSKNEPHIISTPYFPMPYPRDYGIEHILTCESENCQVRLDFTDFQLGLTSTLEIFDSNGQMLDSYTGEHFRPPITISNGKSLLLQFRGNGNTGVGFRAEISFVSSKQLKGDRLVPYTDCGGMVSGPGGAITMMNMIENSTDVRFYDCIWIIKPGNNYMMMKTHLSLRVEEFHGMASRSDLTIRQGTTSDAAEIESVVWPNNGMSKESHIVPVLTGYYIRLRGVFGMSSKLAISYSVFNYLNCYIGSEFLCGNNHCISIRLHCDGFDHCGDGTDEPESCEEDWAHLQNDRRWYSHKPNYYFPKIEQYPDLKTATGIFIISTLGIFAVLTGWMVILYRMGVRARHQRELQNHLQTISELLDRQEEMTPDEPPSYEAPPDYEEVIKVGMEQEIRDVTRQRQRQRRHHHHPERCCGHATCVIPHTHTCDRPTTSAAAAALTISGTVATDAVGAPVPDLEIRNELTNRVLMATVACESRLQALQARQSRAQLRRDAAAVNPWGFQRARHRFPLGVNYPQPLVNNRRSQQALPERRVNLRNEVTNFEMTPSIYRSL; this is encoded by the exons ATGCACACAAATACTAACCGACCAGCATCGAGTGTGTCCTTTGCATTTACCACGCTGCTATTAATTACAAGTGTATTAGTGTACGCGCACGGTTATCCTTCCAACACTTTTCGCGATCTCGACATCTGCAATCATTGGAATGGACGTCGACATTTTCTGGAATTGGGCGAACGAGGAGATTTGCATGCACGCAATGTCACGACATCCGCTTTCCGA AGCACTCTCTTCTCACCCACAAATCCTAGTCAAATGAAAAATCGCAGCAGCACAGATATCTGGTATCAATGTAACTTGGAGCTTGTGACCTGCGCTGAGTGCGTCATACGCATAACATTCACTCACGTAAACTTCTCTAAGACATGCGAGCGCATTGCTAATTCGGGCATTGGAAAATCCTCACTTTGTCCTTGCGAACACATTCAATTCTCAGAGCCACCCTACGATACAACCATATCCGGACAAGAGTTTTGTGGTGACGGCAAAGTGTTTCGCAGTAAAACGCGCACGCTGTTGCTGAAATTTTTCTATCGTGCCACCAACAGTCATGTGTTTTCGCTGCAGTATTTCTCGGAAA gaaatgttaaaattgtaagcgGCTCGCCGAGACAAGCTATAATCAGCAACTATTCCAAAAACGAGCCGCACATCATCTCAACACCCTATTTCCCAATGCCATATCCTCGTGATTATGGCATCGAACATATACTTACTTGCGAATCGGAAAACTGTCAGGTGCGACTGGATTTTACTGATTTTCAGCTGGGCCTCACTTCAACATTAGAAATATTCGATTCGAATGGCCAAATGTTGGATTCTTATACCGGTGAACATTTTCGACCGCCCATCACAATTAGCAATGGTAAATCACTATTGTTGCAGTTTCGTGGTAACGGTAATACCGGTGTAGGATTTCGTGCCGAGATTTCATTTGTCTCATCTAAGCAACTGAAGGGAGATCGATTGGTGCCGTATACGG ATTGTGGCGGCATGGTGTCCGGACCTGGTGGGGCAATCACTATGATGAATATGATTGAAAATAGCACCGATGTCAGATTTTACGACTGCATATGGATAATTAAGCCAGGCAACAATTACATGATGATGAAGACACACTTATCATTGCGCGTTGAAGAATTCCATGGCATGGCTTCACGCTCGGATCTAACCATACGTCAGGGTACAACATCAGATGCTGCTGAAATAGAGAGTGTTGTCTGGCCCAATAATGGTATGAGTAAGGAGAGTCACATTGTGCCGGTGCTAACGGGCTACTACATACGTCTGCGCGGCGTCTTCGGCATGTCATCGAAATTGGCCATTTCCTACAGTGTATTCAATTACTTAA ATTGTTATATTGGTTCTGAATTCCTGTGCGGTAACAATCATTGCATATCCATAAGGCTACACTGTGACGGTTTTGATCACTGTGGCGACGGCACTGATGAACCAGAATCGTGCGAAGAAGATTGGGCCCATTTACAAAACGACCGTCGCTGGTATTCACATAAGCCGAATtattatttcccaaaaatagAACAGTATCCAGATTTAAAAACAGCAACTGGGATCTTCATAATAAGTACATTGGGCATTTTCGCCGTACTAACGGGTTGGATGGTCATATTGTATCGGATGGGTGTGAGAGCTCGCCATCAACGCGAGCTGCAAAATCACCTGCAAACCATTAGTGAGCTATTAG ATCGGCAGGAGGAAATGACGCCAGACGAACCGCCCAGTTACGAAGCACCACCCGACTACGAAGAGGTCATTAAGGTGGGCATGGAGCAGGAGATTCGTGACGTGACGCGCCAACGCCAGCGTCAACGTCGCCACCATCATCATCCTGAACGATGTTGCGGCCACGCCACATGTGTAATACCTCACACACATACTTGCGATCGTCCAACCACATCGGCGGCAGCTGCGGCTCTTACGATTAGCGGCACTGTTGCCACAGATGCTGTAGGAGCTCCAGTGCCAGATTTGGAAATACGCAATGAACTAACCAATCGTGTGCTAATGGCCACCGTAGCTTGTG AATCACGTTTACAGGCGCTGCAGGCGCGTCAGAGCCGGGCACAGCTACGCAGGGATGCTGCTGCTGTCAATCCATGGGGGTTCCAACGGGCCCGACATCGCTTCCCGTTGGGTGTGAACTATCCCCAACCGTTGGTGAACAACCGGAGGTCACAGCAAGCTC TCCCGGAACGCCGAGTCAACTTGAGGAACGAAGTGACGAATTTCGAGATGACTCCCTCAATATATCGCTCACTCTAG
- the LOC128860853 gene encoding isocitrate dehydrogenase [NADP] cytoplasmic isoform X1, whose translation MHSLRYARSYTPTFLRAFTAAIINNNGMATKIRAGPVVDILGDEMTRIIWSSIKDKLILPFLDIELHTYDLGMENRDKTDDQVTIDCAEAIKKYNVGIKCATITPDEKRVEEFKLKKMWKSPNGTIRNILGGTVFREAIVCNNIPRLVSGWEKPIVIGRHAHGDQYKATDFVVPGPGTLTLTFKPTDGSETISHEVYQYKGSGVAMGMFNTDDSIIDFAHASMKYALSRKLPLYLSTKNTILKKYDGRFKDIFQEIYDKEYKKEFEAQGIWYEHRLIDDMVAYCMKSEGGFVWACKNYDGDVQSDSIAQGFGSLGLMTSVLICPDGKTVESEAAHGTVTRHYRMYQQGKETSTNPIASIFAWTRGLLHRAQLDNNESLQKFAETLEKVCVDTIESGSMTKDLAICIKGMNKVQRSDYLETFEFMDKLADNLQKALGQ comes from the coding sequence ATGGCCACAAAAATTCGCGCTGGACCCGTTGTCGACATACTCGGCGATGAAATGACTCGCATCATTTGGTCTTCGATTAAGGACAAGTTAATCTTACCTTTCCTTGACATCGAATTGCACACGTACGATCTCGGCATGGAAAATCGTGACAAAACTGACGATCAAGTCACAATCGATTGTGCTGAAGCGATTAAGAAGTACAATGTTGGTATTAAGTGCGCCACTATTACGCCCGATGAGAAACGTGTTGAAGAGTTCAAACTGAAGAAAATGTGGAAATCCCCCAATGGTACCATACGCAACATTCTTGGCGGCACTGTGTTCCGTGAAGCGATCGTTTGCAATAATATTCCACGCTTAGTATCCGGTTGGGAGAAACCCATTGTCATTGGCCGTCATGCGCACGGTGATCAATACAAGGCTACAGATTTTGTAGTTCCCGGCCCTGGCACATTGACGCTCACTTTCAAGCCCACCGATGGCAGTGAAACCATTTCACATGAAGTATACCAATACAAAGGCTCTGGCGTTGCCATGGGCATGTTCAATACGGACGACTCCATCATTGATTTCGCACACGCTTCTATGAAGTATGCGCTATCGCGAAAGCTGCCACTCTATTTGAGTACCAAAAACACCATTCTGAAGAAGTACGATGGCCGTTTCAAGGACATCTTCCAAGAAATCTACGACAAAGAGTATAAGAAAGAGTTTGAAGCGCAAGGCATCTGGTATGagcatcgtcttatcgatgacaTGGTTGCTTATTGTATGAAATCAGAGGGTGGATTTGTTTGGGCCTGCAAGAACTATGATGGTGATGTACAGTCCGATTCGATTGCACAAGGCTTCGGTTCGCTGGGTTTGATGACATCGGTGCTGATCTGCCCAGATGGAAAGACAGTTGAGTCTGAGGCAGCTCATGGTACAGTAACACGTCACTATCGCATGTACCAGCAAGGCAAAGAAACTTCAACAAATCCCATTGCATCGATTTTCGCTTGGACGCGCGGCCTATTGCATCGCGCCCAATTGGACAATAATGAAAGTCTACAGAAGTTTGCTGAAACACTCGAAAAAGTGTGCGTTGATACTATCGAATCAGGTAGCATGACGAAAGATTTGGCTATATGCATTAAGGGCATGAACAAAGTACAACGCAGCGATTACTTAGAGACATTCGAATTCATGGACAAGCTAGCCGATAATCTACAAAAGGCCCTTGGACAATGA